The nucleotide sequence AGGACGTCGTCCATCCCGCCTTCTTCGCGCCAGCGGCGCAGCAGATCGTGGAACACGACCGGCCCGGGGGCGAAGGAGTTGCCCGCCGGACGCGGTTTGCCCTCGTTGTTGTAGTAACCGGGGGTGCACTCGGTCAGGAACGCGGAGGTGTCGCGGGCGTTCGCGCGGAGCGTGGCGACCCACGCCTCCTGGGCGTCGGCGGTGGGCTCGATGTATCGGGCGTCGCGTTCGCGGGCCTCGGCGACGACGGCGCCGATGTGCGTGGCCTGCTCCTGGAGAATGTGCACGAAGTTGACGGCGGAGGCGTTCTGCAACGGCCCCAGGTGGAACAAGTTGGGGAAACCGTGGCTGTAGAAGCCGTGCAGCGTCTTCGGTCCCCGCTGCCACGACTGCAGCAGCGGAGTCCCGCCGCGGCCGTACACCGGCAGCGTGCCGGAGAGGATGCCGGACACGCCGACCTCGAAGCCGGTGGCGAAGACGACACAGTCCACTTCGTACTCACGGTCGCCGACGACGACGGCGTTCTCCGTCATCCGGGTGATGCCGCCGTGATCGGCCGTGTCGACCAGCGTGACGTTGGGGCGGTTGAACGTCTGCAGGTAGAAATCGCTGAACGTCGGCCGCTTGCACATGTACCGGTACCAGGGCTTGAGCAGCTCCGCCGTGGCCGGGTCGGTGACGACTTCGCCGACCCGGGCGCGGATCTCGTTCATCTTCACGAAGTCCGCGATTTCGTCGAGGTACTCGCGCTCCTCGGCCGGCAGGTCGGTGTCGACCGTGCCGCTGAGCATCTGCCGTTGCAGCCGGCCGGTGCTGGTCCAGCCGTCGCCGACCAGGTCGTGCTCGACGTGCCCGCCGGTGACGATGGCGAGGAAGTTGGCCATCCGTTCCCGCTGCCAGCCCGGCTTCAGGGAGGCCGCCCAGTCCGGGTCGGTGGGGCGGTTGCCGCGCGCGTCGACCGACGACGGCGTCCGCTGGAAGACGTACAGCTGCCCGGCGTCACGGCCGAGGTGCGGGATGACCTGGATCCCGGTCGCGCCGGTGCCCACGACGCCGACCTTCTTGTCCGCCAAGCGGTCCAGGCCGCCGTCGGGGCTGCCGCCGGTGTAGCCGTAGTCCCAGCGGCTGGTGTGGAAGGTGTGCCCGCGGAAGGTGTCGATGCCGGGGATGCCGGGCAGCTTCGGCTGGGTGAGGGTGCCGGAGGAGACCACGATGTAGCGGGCGCGGAAGGCGTCGCCGCGGTCGGTGCGCACCTGCCACTCGGCGGCGTCGTCGTCCCAGCGCAGCTCGGTGACGCGGGTGTGGAACAGGGTGTCGCGGTAGAGGTCGAAGTGCTTCGCGATGGCGATCGCGTGCTGCCGGATCTCCTCGCCGGGGGAGTAGCGCCACTGCGGGACGTAGCCGACTTCTTCCAGCAGCGGCAGGTACGAGTAGGACTCGATGTCGCAGTGGATGCCCGGGTAGCGGTTCCAGTACCAGGTACCGCCGAAGTCGCCGGCCTCGTCGAGCATCCGGATGTCCGCCAGACCGGCCTGGCGCAGCCGCGCCCCGGTGAGCAGGCCGCCGAAGCCGCCGCCGACCACGAGGGCTTCGACGCGGTCGTGCACGGCGTCCCGTTCGACGCGAGCGGTGTAGGGATCGGCGGCGTAGTAGCCGAATTCCCCGGCCGCCCGCCGGTACTGGGCAGCGCCGTCCGGACGGAGGCGACGGTCCCGTTCTTCCCGGTACTTGGCGCGCAGGGATTCGGGATCGAAACCGAGCTCTTCGGGGGTGAAGCGGGTGCGGTCCGGCGCTCCTGGCTGAGCGGACATGAGATCCCTTCGGCGGGTACGGGGGCGGGCCAACGAGCCGAGTTAAAGCAACTGCTTGATTTAGGTTACCGCGAAGATCGGCTTCGCGGCCACCCTGCTCCGCCGTCTGGACCGGTGCGACGACTGATCGTTATGCTGGGCGAAACGATCGAACGAACAACCGGCGAACGAAGGTCGAGATGCGGGAGTCGGGGGAGGACCGGCGGCGGCGGATCCTGGCCGTGGTCGAGGCGCGCGGTCAGGCGCGGGTCACCGAGCTCGCCGCGGAGCTGGCCGTCTCGGTCATCACCGTGCGCCGGGACGTCGAGGAGCTGGCCGGGGCCGGCCGGCTGCGGCGGGGCCACGGCGTCGTCCGCTCGCTGGTTCCGCGGCGACCGGAGCCGGCGCCCGCCTCGGACGACGGGGGCCCGGTGGTGCTGGTCGTTCCCGAACGCCACGCCTACCTCACCGAGGTCCTGCACGGCGCCCGCGGCGCGCTGGAAGAGGCCGACGTCCGCGTCGTGCTGCACCCGGCGCCTCAGGTTCCCGGTGCCGAGCGGGCGATCGTCGAACGGTTGCTGGCCGACGACGCCCGGGGCGTGCTCGTCGCGCCGCGCTGGCGCAGCGTGGTCACCGAGGAAGCCGACGACGGCTGGCTGGCCGCGGCCGACGTCCCGGTCGTCCTGATGGAACGGCGGCCGCGGCCGGGAAGTGCGCTGCACGCCAGGGATTCCGTGTGCACCGACCACTGGTACGGCGTCCACCTCGCCGTGACGCACCTGCTCGCGCTGGGCCACCGCCGGATCGTCCTGGCCGCCCGGGACGACAGCCCGACCGCGCGGGCGCTGCGTGCGGCGTTCACCGGGATCTGCGCCGGGCGGCCCGAGGTCGAAGACTGGACCGTGGTGCTCAGCGCGCCGGGCGCGGTCGCCGACCAAGAGCCCGTGCGCGACCTCGAGCCACTCGCCGACGTGCTGCGCGGTCGCGGCGCGACGGGCGTGATCATGCACGGCGACGTCGATGCCCTGATGCTCGTCCAGCAGCTGGCGGACGCCGGGATCACCGTGCCCGGCGACTGTTCGGTGGTCGCCTACGACGACGTCGTGGCGGCACTGGGCAGCACCCCGCTGACCGCGATCGCGCCGCCGAAGGCCGAGGTGGGCCGGCTGGCCGCGGAACTGCTGCTGGAGCGGCTGCACGGACCGGCGGGCCGGCCGGCGCGGCGGATCGCGGTGCTGCCCGAACTCAAGGTGCGCGGGTCCACCCGGCCGCTGATCGATTGACCGAGTTGTCCGGCGCTATTGACCGGAATTCGTTCAGGCGCCCAAACTGCGTGGAGTTCGCGACCCGCAGGAGGCATCGATGCCTGGCCGACCCAGCCGCCGGACCGTGCTCGCCGCGGGTCTCGCCGTCCCGCTCGCGGCCGCCTGCTCGGGTCCCGGCGGCGACGCCCCGCGGGGCGCCACCCGGATCACCTTCTGGTCGGCGCTGCGGGGCAGCCAGCAGGTGGTCGATGCGTTCAACCGCTCCCAGAACCGGATCCACGTGGTGTTCCAGCAGATCCCGTCCGGCGATCAGGGCGGGTACGCGAAGCTGAGCAACGCGGTCCGCGCGGGCAACGCACCGGACGTGGCCACCCTCGAATACCCGCAGGTGCCCGGGTTCGCCATCGACGGGGTCGCGCGGGACATCACCGATCTGGTCGGCGACCGCCTGCGGGCCAAGCTCCTCCCGCAGGCGCTGCGCCTGACGACGTTCGCCGGGCGGGTGTTCACCGTGCCGCTGGACGTCGAGCCGATGGTGCTGCACTACCGCACCGATCTGTTCGCCCAGCACGGTTTGAGCCCTCCTCGCACGTGGGACGACTTCACCGCGGCGGCCCGCAAGGTCCGCGACGACCGGCGCCGGCTGGTCGCCTTCGCAACCGACGGGGCGACCCAGTTCGCGGCAGCCTCCTGGCAGGCGGGCGCGCAGTGGTTCGACACTTCCGGCGGCGCCTGGAACGTCTCCCTCGCCGACGCCGCGACCCGCCGCGTGGCCGGGTACTGGCAAGGCTTGATCGACGAAGGTCTCGTGTTCGCCAACGGCGTCGCGGGCCGGCAAGGGGACGCGCAGATCGGCCAAGGCCTCGTGCTCGCCCGGCTCAGCGGCGCCTGGGACGCGGGAGCGCAGATGAAGGCCCGGCCGGCCCAGAAGGGCCAGTGGGCGATCGCGCCGCTGCCGCAGTGGGATCCCGCGCACCCGGCGGTCGGGACGCACGGCGGTTCGACGTTCGCCGTCACCCGCGACAGCGCCCACCCGGAAGCCGCGATGGAGTTCATCGAATGGCAGGTGTCGCACCCCGACGCGTTGCGCGCCCGGCTCTCCAGCGGCACCAGCAGCCAGTACCCGGCCGCGCCGGACCTGGTCGAGGTCGGGCGGAAGGCGTTCGACCGCCGCTACTACGGCGGCCAGGACATCTACCGGCTGTTCGAAGCCGAGGCCGCGAAGATCCGGGACGGCTGGACGTGGGGCCCGCGGATGAGCGCGACCCAGCGCGTCCTGCAGGACGGGTTCGCCCGGGCGAGCGCCGGCCAGGGCACCCTGCTCGACGCCCTCCGCGACGCCCAGCGCGCCACCATGCCGGACCTGATCGCCCTGGGGCTGGCGACGACCGAGCACAGCAGCTAGAGGAGAGGCGATGACGACGACACTCGCGCGTCCGGAAAGCGCTTCCAGGACGCCCGCGCCGCGCGTCCGGAGACGGCACCGGCCGGGCACCGCCTGCGCCGTGCTGATGGCGCCGTTCTTCGTGCTGCTGGTGGTGGTCTTCCTCATCCCGGCCGGGACGGCGCTGTGGCTGAGCTTCTTCGGCGCCGACGAACCGGGCCTGGGATTCGGCCCGGAGCACACGATCTTCGTCGGGCTGCGCAGCTACGCGGCCGTCCTGGCCGATCCGACGTTCCTCGGCGGGCTCGGCGTCGTCGCGCTGTACTGCCTGCTGTACCTGCCGCTCCTGGTCGTCGCCTCGCTCGGCCTGGCGCTGCTGCTCGACTCGGGGCTCGCGCGGCTGCGGGGGTCGGCCCGGCTCGCGCTGTTCCTGCCGCACGCGGTGCCCGGGATCATCGCCGCGATCATCTGGCTCTACCTCTACATCCCCGGGCTCAGCCCGGTGGTGGACCTGTTCGGCCAGGCCGGGATCACGGTGGACTTCCTCGGCGTCCACACCGTCATCCCGTCGATGGTGAACATCGCGCTGTGGAGCAACCTCGGCTACAACGTCGTCGTCTTCTACGCCGCCCTGCAGGCCGTGCCGCGCGAGGTGGTCGAAGCGGCGGTGGTCGACGGCGCCGGCGGTGTCCGCACCGCGCTGTGGATCAAGACACCGATGATCCGGGCGTCGATCGTGATGGTCGTGCTGTTCACGCTGATCTGGTCGCTGCAGCTGTTCACCGAGCCGATGCTGCTGTCCCAGGCCACGCCGATGATCACCGCCCGGTTCTCGCCGAGCATGTACATCTACGACGCCGCGTTCACCCGCAACAACTACGGGCTCGCCGCGGCCGCGTCGGTGATCCTGCTGGCGTGCACGATCGCGCTGTCCTACGGCGTGACGCGCTGGACCAACCGCGCCCGGGAGGCGGCCGCGTGAACCCGCCGAAGTTCCTCGGCCGCGCGGCGGTCAACACGATCGTGGCGATCTCCGTGCTCTACACCCTGATCCCGGCGCTGTGGCTGGTGCTCGCGGCGATGAAGGACCGGGACGCGCTGTTCGGCAGTGACATCCTCTCGCTGCAGGGGTTCTCGCCGTTGAAGAACCTGCAGGACCTGTTCGCCATGGACAAGGGGATCTACGGCCGCTGGTACCTCAACAGCCTCCTGTACGCCGTCGGCGGCGCGGCGGTCAGCGCGCTGGTCAGCATCGCCTGCGGCTACGCCTTCGACAAGTACGTCTTCCGGCACAAGGAGAAGCTCTTCGGGCTGGTGCTCGCCGCGGTGATGGTGCCGCAGACCGTGCTCGCGCTCCCGCTGTACCTGCTGGCTTCGAGCACCGGCGTCGTCGACACCGTGTGGGCGGTCTTCATCCCGGTGCTGTTCAACCCCTTCGGCGTCTACCTCGGGCGCGTGTTCAGCCAGGGTTACGTGCCCGGCGAGGTCGTGGAGGCGGCGCGGATCGACGGCGCGGGGGAGCTGGCGACCTACTTCCGGGTCTCGCTGCGGATGCTCGGCCCCGGGGTCGTCACGGTGTTCCTGTTCCAGCTCACCGCCATCTGGAACAACTTCTTCCTGCCCATGGTGATGCTGTCGAACCAGAAGCTGTACCCGGTGAGCCTCGGCCTCTACAGCTGGAACAGCGCGGCCACGACGTCACCCGAGTACTACCCGGTGGTGATCATGGGGTCACTGCTGGCGATCCTGCCGCTGGTGCTGGCGTTCGCGCTGCTGCAACGGTTCTGGCGATCGGGGCTCACGGCGGGGGCGGTCAAGTGAGCCGTCCCCGCGCCGCGCTGGCGATGGCTCCCCGTACCGCCGCCGCGGTGCTCGACGACGGCGCGTTGACGGCGTTGCGCCGCATCACCGACCTGGCGGACGGCGTGCTCGACGACTTCACGCGCCCGGCGGCCCACGCCGTCCTGCGTGACG is from Amycolatopsis mediterranei and encodes:
- a CDS encoding flavin-containing monooxygenase, producing the protein MSAQPGAPDRTRFTPEELGFDPESLRAKYREERDRRLRPDGAAQYRRAAGEFGYYAADPYTARVERDAVHDRVEALVVGGGFGGLLTGARLRQAGLADIRMLDEAGDFGGTWYWNRYPGIHCDIESYSYLPLLEEVGYVPQWRYSPGEEIRQHAIAIAKHFDLYRDTLFHTRVTELRWDDDAAEWQVRTDRGDAFRARYIVVSSGTLTQPKLPGIPGIDTFRGHTFHTSRWDYGYTGGSPDGGLDRLADKKVGVVGTGATGIQVIPHLGRDAGQLYVFQRTPSSVDARGNRPTDPDWAASLKPGWQRERMANFLAIVTGGHVEHDLVGDGWTSTGRLQRQMLSGTVDTDLPAEEREYLDEIADFVKMNEIRARVGEVVTDPATAELLKPWYRYMCKRPTFSDFYLQTFNRPNVTLVDTADHGGITRMTENAVVVGDREYEVDCVVFATGFEVGVSGILSGTLPVYGRGGTPLLQSWQRGPKTLHGFYSHGFPNLFHLGPLQNASAVNFVHILQEQATHIGAVVAEARERDARYIEPTADAQEAWVATLRANARDTSAFLTECTPGYYNNEGKPRPAGNSFAPGPVVFHDLLRRWREEGGMDDVLVGA
- a CDS encoding substrate-binding domain-containing protein, which gives rise to MRESGEDRRRRILAVVEARGQARVTELAAELAVSVITVRRDVEELAGAGRLRRGHGVVRSLVPRRPEPAPASDDGGPVVLVVPERHAYLTEVLHGARGALEEADVRVVLHPAPQVPGAERAIVERLLADDARGVLVAPRWRSVVTEEADDGWLAAADVPVVLMERRPRPGSALHARDSVCTDHWYGVHLAVTHLLALGHRRIVLAARDDSPTARALRAAFTGICAGRPEVEDWTVVLSAPGAVADQEPVRDLEPLADVLRGRGATGVIMHGDVDALMLVQQLADAGITVPGDCSVVAYDDVVAALGSTPLTAIAPPKAEVGRLAAELLLERLHGPAGRPARRIAVLPELKVRGSTRPLID
- a CDS encoding ABC transporter substrate-binding protein, producing the protein MPGRPSRRTVLAAGLAVPLAAACSGPGGDAPRGATRITFWSALRGSQQVVDAFNRSQNRIHVVFQQIPSGDQGGYAKLSNAVRAGNAPDVATLEYPQVPGFAIDGVARDITDLVGDRLRAKLLPQALRLTTFAGRVFTVPLDVEPMVLHYRTDLFAQHGLSPPRTWDDFTAAARKVRDDRRRLVAFATDGATQFAAASWQAGAQWFDTSGGAWNVSLADAATRRVAGYWQGLIDEGLVFANGVAGRQGDAQIGQGLVLARLSGAWDAGAQMKARPAQKGQWAIAPLPQWDPAHPAVGTHGGSTFAVTRDSAHPEAAMEFIEWQVSHPDALRARLSSGTSSQYPAAPDLVEVGRKAFDRRYYGGQDIYRLFEAEAAKIRDGWTWGPRMSATQRVLQDGFARASAGQGTLLDALRDAQRATMPDLIALGLATTEHSS
- a CDS encoding carbohydrate ABC transporter permease; this encodes MTTTLARPESASRTPAPRVRRRHRPGTACAVLMAPFFVLLVVVFLIPAGTALWLSFFGADEPGLGFGPEHTIFVGLRSYAAVLADPTFLGGLGVVALYCLLYLPLLVVASLGLALLLDSGLARLRGSARLALFLPHAVPGIIAAIIWLYLYIPGLSPVVDLFGQAGITVDFLGVHTVIPSMVNIALWSNLGYNVVVFYAALQAVPREVVEAAVVDGAGGVRTALWIKTPMIRASIVMVVLFTLIWSLQLFTEPMLLSQATPMITARFSPSMYIYDAAFTRNNYGLAAAASVILLACTIALSYGVTRWTNRAREAAA
- a CDS encoding carbohydrate ABC transporter permease, translated to MNPPKFLGRAAVNTIVAISVLYTLIPALWLVLAAMKDRDALFGSDILSLQGFSPLKNLQDLFAMDKGIYGRWYLNSLLYAVGGAAVSALVSIACGYAFDKYVFRHKEKLFGLVLAAVMVPQTVLALPLYLLASSTGVVDTVWAVFIPVLFNPFGVYLGRVFSQGYVPGEVVEAARIDGAGELATYFRVSLRMLGPGVVTVFLFQLTAIWNNFFLPMVMLSNQKLYPVSLGLYSWNSAATTSPEYYPVVIMGSLLAILPLVLAFALLQRFWRSGLTAGAVK